One Flavobacterium sp. 90 DNA segment encodes these proteins:
- a CDS encoding Crp/Fnr family transcriptional regulator, translating to MKEQLIVSVQSLINLSLKDIDCIKVLFKEKSVKKGEFFLADGQVCQHVGFILKGLMRYFINQDGEEKTYAFAQENNFVCNYESFLPQTPSTKIIQALEDCEILQISNADLQIFYKSISEGEKFGRLIIGLVFIDLLQDLSSFYTDTPEYRYEKFIKKHPDLQQRISQYHIASFVGVKPQSLSRIRKRISNQK from the coding sequence ATGAAAGAACAACTAATTGTTAGTGTACAATCATTAATCAACCTATCCTTAAAAGATATAGATTGCATAAAAGTTCTTTTTAAGGAGAAATCCGTTAAAAAAGGAGAATTCTTTTTGGCAGATGGACAAGTTTGCCAACATGTTGGGTTTATCTTAAAAGGCTTAATGCGTTACTTTATTAATCAAGATGGTGAAGAGAAAACTTATGCTTTTGCTCAAGAAAACAATTTTGTTTGTAATTATGAGAGTTTTTTGCCGCAAACGCCGTCAACAAAAATCATTCAGGCATTAGAAGATTGTGAAATTTTGCAAATTTCAAATGCCGACTTACAAATATTTTACAAATCCATAAGCGAAGGAGAAAAGTTTGGTCGGTTAATAATTGGACTGGTTTTTATAGATTTACTTCAAGACCTTAGCTCATTTTATACTGATACTCCCGAATACCGCTATGAGAAATTTATAAAAAAACACCCAGACTTACAGCAAAGAATTTCTCAATATCATATTGCATCTTTTGTAGGTGTGAAACCTCAGTCGCTTAGTCGTATTCGGAAAAGAATTTCCAATCAAAAATGA
- a CDS encoding helix-turn-helix domain-containing protein, whose protein sequence is MEQIVHQGRNVKRFREMLGIKQESLAFDLGNDWNQKKISILEQKDVIEDNLLKQISTVLKIPVEAFQNFDEEKAVNLISCNFSDNAMFNNKIEVFNNNPIEEIKKLHEEKIALFERMLKEKDEMMTKLEKLINK, encoded by the coding sequence ATGGAACAGATAGTACATCAAGGAAGAAACGTTAAACGTTTTAGAGAAATGCTTGGCATCAAACAAGAATCGTTGGCTTTTGATCTGGGAAATGACTGGAATCAGAAGAAAATTTCTATACTGGAGCAGAAAGATGTAATTGAAGATAATCTGTTGAAACAAATTTCAACAGTATTAAAAATTCCTGTGGAAGCTTTTCAGAATTTTGATGAGGAAAAGGCAGTGAATTTAATTTCGTGTAATTTCTCAGATAATGCAATGTTCAATAACAAGATTGAAGTTTTTAATAATAATCCGATTGAGGAAATCAAAAAACTTCACGAAGAAAAAATTGCTTTATTTGAGCGCATGCTGAAAGAAAAAGATGAAATGATGACAAAGCTCGAAAAATTAATCAATAAATAA
- a CDS encoding energy transducer TonB, producing MKAIILIFLSICSIANCQNKKTNTAIRDRTLKIPKGYTKQKSSEPYLTCGTDDYTYIPNAENYASGFYKKGNQVYCKGILTDIDGDKFRSLWFNYYKNNDNVYYYTRELGLQRIPGIDAASTETFSSFIADKNYLYIRTSKVIERQGLKIVSDYISYKEAIPAKNTNNNSNSSYTYVNYYLFKNSKGYWIVKLSNVVSYNFLGKTYNHKWDIVYQKDKVEDEVEDIIYNSAGIDVRPEFPGGISKFQNFVDKKFKVEEKDLSGRIYSTFIVEKDGSLSDIKILRDLGYGTGKELIRVLKLSPKWKPGLQNGQKVRCLYAIPYRINSSLDH from the coding sequence ATGAAAGCAATAATTTTAATATTCTTAAGTATTTGTTCCATCGCAAATTGTCAAAACAAAAAAACTAATACGGCAATTAGAGATCGTACTTTAAAAATTCCGAAAGGTTACACTAAGCAAAAATCTTCAGAACCATATTTGACTTGTGGTACAGATGATTACACTTACATACCAAATGCTGAGAACTACGCTTCTGGTTTTTATAAAAAGGGAAATCAGGTTTATTGCAAAGGGATATTGACAGATATTGATGGTGATAAATTTCGTTCGCTTTGGTTCAATTATTACAAAAACAATGACAATGTATATTATTACACCAGAGAACTCGGGTTACAAAGAATTCCAGGCATCGATGCGGCTTCAACTGAAACTTTTAGTTCTTTTATAGCCGATAAAAATTACTTATACATTAGAACTTCAAAAGTAATTGAAAGACAAGGTCTAAAAATTGTATCAGATTATATAAGCTATAAAGAAGCTATTCCCGCAAAAAACACCAATAATAATAGCAATAGCAGTTATACATACGTAAATTATTATCTGTTCAAAAATAGTAAAGGATATTGGATTGTAAAACTTTCTAATGTTGTGTCTTATAATTTTTTGGGAAAAACATACAACCATAAATGGGATATCGTTTATCAAAAAGATAAAGTAGAAGATGAAGTAGAAGACATTATATACAACTCTGCAGGTATAGATGTTAGACCAGAATTTCCAGGCGGAATAAGTAAGTTTCAGAATTTTGTAGATAAAAAATTCAAAGTAGAGGAAAAAGACCTTAGCGGAAGAATTTACTCAACCTTTATAGTTGAAAAAGACGGAAGTTTATCTGATATAAAAATCCTTAGAGATCTTGGATATGGAACCGGAAAAGAACTAATCAGGGTTTTAAAATTATCACCAAAATGGAAACCCGGTCTTCAAAATGGACAAAAGGTAAGATGTCTTTATGCTATACCTTATAGGATAAATTCATCGCTGGATCATTAA
- a CDS encoding helix-turn-helix domain-containing protein, protein MIYTTLLNIAIFQGIVLGLIILKSSVFNSNSNKYLACLLFTLSIILLNHVFEIEDAFTPYPFLLFINHVEWVFLIPAFLFLFIINRIDDTVKNKQKSYLCFVPFAYSAVLNIIQDLDHVAGIYTIPESGISIINILGLIHLVLAVTFIPFLLLYSYFMIRHLKDSQEKKWIITLLTIVSSMVFAFLIIALVGLFLQFDISSTMSVLALSATFIIHWTAYIGIYKYKLAKNKDAIYNFLNNDLALSSASIQIIENSLTEENSTLEEYKESITADNLYFQKLELLCKEQHIYTDSTLNREKVAEKLGISAGYLSLIVNTITGDNFANYINQYRVEAVKEMISNPEYENYNLLTMGLESGFTSKTTFYKAFKKVTGQTPNEYKNTCK, encoded by the coding sequence TTGATTTATACCACACTTTTAAATATTGCGATTTTTCAGGGAATAGTCTTAGGCTTAATTATTTTAAAGTCTTCTGTATTCAATAGTAATTCAAATAAATATCTGGCATGTTTACTATTTACACTTTCGATTATTTTACTGAATCATGTTTTTGAGATTGAAGATGCTTTTACTCCCTACCCTTTCTTACTCTTTATTAATCATGTCGAATGGGTATTTTTAATACCTGCTTTCCTATTTCTGTTTATTATAAACCGAATTGATGATACTGTAAAAAATAAACAGAAATCTTATTTGTGTTTTGTTCCATTTGCCTATTCCGCCGTTCTTAATATTATACAAGATCTTGATCATGTTGCAGGAATTTATACTATTCCTGAGTCAGGCATTAGTATAATAAACATACTTGGTTTGATTCACCTTGTTTTGGCCGTTACATTTATCCCATTCCTGTTGCTTTACTCTTATTTTATGATAAGACATTTAAAAGATTCACAGGAAAAAAAATGGATAATTACCTTATTGACAATTGTTTCTTCAATGGTATTCGCTTTTCTTATTATTGCTCTAGTGGGTTTATTTCTTCAATTTGACATTTCTTCTACTATGAGCGTTCTGGCTCTGTCTGCAACATTCATAATTCATTGGACAGCTTATATAGGCATTTACAAATACAAACTTGCTAAAAACAAAGATGCTATCTATAATTTTCTAAATAACGATTTAGCTCTTTCGTCTGCCAGTATTCAAATTATAGAAAACAGCCTAACAGAAGAAAATAGTACTCTGGAAGAATATAAGGAATCTATCACGGCAGATAATCTTTATTTTCAAAAACTGGAACTTCTTTGCAAAGAGCAGCATATTTATACGGACAGTACATTAAACCGAGAAAAAGTCGCCGAAAAACTAGGCATAAGCGCCGGATATCTTTCACTAATTGTAAACACGATAACAGGAGATAACTTTGCCAATTATATTAATCAATATCGGGTTGAAGCTGTTAAGGAAATGATCTCAAATCCTGAATATGAAAATTATAATTTGTTGACAATGGGATTAGAATCCGGGTTTACTTCTAAGACAACTTTTTATAAAGCTTTTAAAAAAGTTACCGGTCAAACACCAAATGAATATAAAAATACCTGCAAATAG
- a CDS encoding porin family protein, translated as MKKILLLAVLTVLGFTNVNAQKIKFGVKGGLNFANISGDNTKDADLVTSFNFGVLSEIPISEKFSFQPELMYSGQGYSFNDNTVALSYLNVPLMGKYYLTKGFSVEAGPQIGFLLAAKNEKINVKDSFNTVDFGVNFGLGYKLDNGLNFGVRYNLGLTDINNVDNSSIKNKNSVFQVSVGYFFF; from the coding sequence ATGAAAAAAATTTTATTACTAGCTGTTCTTACAGTTTTAGGTTTTACAAATGTTAATGCCCAAAAAATTAAATTTGGTGTCAAAGGAGGTTTAAACTTTGCAAATATAAGCGGAGATAATACCAAAGATGCTGATCTTGTAACATCATTTAATTTTGGTGTTTTATCCGAAATTCCTATTTCAGAAAAATTCTCTTTTCAACCCGAGTTAATGTATTCTGGTCAGGGATATAGTTTCAATGATAATACAGTTGCCTTAAGTTATCTGAACGTTCCTTTAATGGGAAAATATTATTTAACAAAAGGATTTAGCGTTGAAGCCGGACCGCAAATAGGTTTTTTGCTTGCTGCCAAAAATGAAAAGATAAACGTAAAAGATTCGTTTAATACTGTTGATTTTGGTGTTAATTTTGGCTTAGGTTACAAACTTGACAACGGACTTAATTTTGGTGTAAGATATAATCTGGGATTAACGGATATTAATAATGTAGATAATTCTTCTATTAAAAATAAAAACAGCGTATTTCAAGTATCTGTTGGATATTTCTTTTTCTAA
- a CDS encoding Imm26 family immunity protein: MKKNKIETGSIIKIPLEHDLGFVLAKFINLKQIEESIGYNEFIYVYNRVFKDEEIVVESIDNNDLLLGGIYVLNPYPALKNKTWEIVGLLKPKTIELQIPDFKDYGPVFTLYEKEAKIWYYIHNGEVNNRVVTDYEKVKHLEKFVYRAYGSIMTRLTMEVIRQSGEKIEDYYELKEHDDLVSYYNIIYTPIYSSIPKEIRGKAIL; the protein is encoded by the coding sequence ATGAAAAAAAATAAAATAGAAACAGGATCAATAATAAAAATTCCTTTAGAACATGATTTAGGTTTTGTTCTAGCGAAATTTATTAACCTAAAACAAATTGAAGAAAGTATAGGTTATAATGAATTTATATACGTTTACAATCGTGTTTTTAAAGATGAAGAAATTGTGGTAGAAAGTATTGATAATAATGATTTATTATTAGGAGGTATTTATGTGCTTAATCCTTATCCTGCTTTGAAAAATAAGACATGGGAAATTGTTGGACTCCTTAAACCTAAAACAATTGAGCTCCAAATACCAGATTTTAAAGATTATGGACCTGTATTTACTTTATATGAAAAGGAAGCTAAAATTTGGTATTATATTCATAATGGGGAAGTAAATAATAGGGTAGTTACTGATTATGAAAAAGTAAAACATCTAGAGAAATTTGTTTATCGTGCGTATGGTTCAATTATGACACGTTTAACTATGGAGGTTATTCGGCAAAGTGGTGAAAAAATTGAAGATTATTATGAACTAAAAGAACATGATGATTTAGTATCATATTATAATATTATCTATACACCCATTTATTCAAGTATTCCAAAGGAAATAAGAGGTAAAGCGATTTTATAA
- a CDS encoding DUF6443 domain-containing protein encodes MRKYIPIIILLLLAIPGINAQTFSDDNFVYKVTPKKAVQSGNLNTLTKDSIVQNITYFDGLGRSVQSMAIGQGVGGTDIVTPIQYDGFGRQVKEYLPYPVTNSGTNYPRIDANTAIVDLTGIYSSKFVDASNPFSEKQLESSPLSRVLKQAAPGDAWAMNSGHEIKLDYQTNTGTTEVKLYKATATWDVGLGLYDISFSDATGYYGTNELYKTVTYDENTTPGTKVGIEEFKNKEGQVVLKRTYNGTDQFDTYYVYDDKYGNLTYVIPPKADGTITLDILNDLCYQYKYDYRNRLVEKKLPGKQWEFIVYDKLDRPVATGPAASPFKDDATIGWMITKYDVLGRPIYTGWNPQTVSPSTRKTLQDAQNSATTLFETKTLLDIDEIATGYNNSIEPTNFKLLTVNYYDDYSFPDAQAEPVKIIGQKLLTNVKGMPTGSWTRVVTTLTSKAGETATIFYDEKGRAISTYLKNYLGGKNHADSELDFSGKTLSSITVHQRLDGGDQIVIDEKFTYSAQDRLLTHTHQINGGTIQLMASNEYDNLGQLKNKIVGNTTGSPLQKVDYTYNIRGWLTDINDTKDLKQGTEPRDLFAFRINYNKIEGSTSYTKELYNGNIAETFWSSGLDGSGIKHGYGYQYDQLNRLKDAWYQEPKLANSDNYFGENNIEYDKNGNITKLLRRRKLSTSNPYADPMDNLDYFYKANTNLLMKVTDKSNAPEGFKDDSNGSNDTVDDYDYDLNGNLIKDDNKGINVIDYNHLNLPKKITFGTKGTIEYIYNAAGQKVKKVVTETGKTAIVTDYLGGFQYKDTSLEFFPTAEGYVKNTNGNLSYVFQYKDHLGNVRVSYTKNSSNVLEVIDENNYYPFGLTHVSNSILPGTNNKYKYNGKELQDDDIGGSKLNMYDYGARNYDPALGRWMNIDPLAENSRKWTPYNYAYNNPVYFVDPDGMQSEGYGPADESTEENKKFVQWVNSGGARRNSDPPVGVDARNGQRYMDGKGIWIYDKKSTTWLGQYGNKDGTRSKDIANTIELDNVNVKGYKSNYVSSGDYGPDKDFGHAVAFAGVIVLPVFGVTGGLTAAASFYTSGEALVGMGVNATSQYIANGGKVGDINTLEVLSSPLPGIAPVILGETFSYTPNNMFNGEGIKSPDFSTQKGWATWGVQVGGGILSNRFGNATDNYLLGEGTGGKFIGEYFKGIIETGSNAAPSLIK; translated from the coding sequence ATGAGAAAATATATACCAATAATAATCTTGTTATTACTTGCAATTCCGGGTATCAATGCTCAGACTTTCAGTGATGATAATTTTGTTTACAAAGTAACACCTAAAAAGGCAGTTCAATCGGGTAATTTAAATACACTGACCAAAGATTCGATTGTTCAAAATATAACTTATTTTGATGGATTAGGCCGCTCTGTGCAGTCTATGGCAATAGGTCAGGGAGTTGGAGGTACAGATATTGTTACTCCAATTCAATATGATGGTTTTGGGAGGCAAGTAAAAGAATACTTGCCTTACCCAGTAACCAATAGCGGGACAAATTATCCCAGAATTGATGCAAATACAGCAATAGTTGATTTAACCGGAATCTACAGTTCAAAATTTGTCGATGCTTCAAACCCATTCTCAGAAAAGCAACTTGAGAGTTCACCATTAAGCAGAGTATTAAAACAAGCTGCTCCAGGCGATGCGTGGGCTATGAATAGCGGCCATGAAATCAAATTGGATTATCAGACCAATACCGGTACTACCGAGGTAAAGTTATACAAAGCAACGGCTACTTGGGATGTGGGATTAGGATTGTATGATATTAGTTTTTCGGATGCTACGGGTTATTATGGCACTAATGAATTGTACAAAACAGTTACTTATGACGAGAATACAACTCCGGGAACCAAAGTAGGAATTGAAGAATTTAAAAACAAAGAAGGACAAGTAGTGCTAAAGCGCACTTATAATGGTACAGATCAATTTGATACCTATTATGTATATGATGATAAGTATGGAAATCTGACTTATGTAATTCCGCCAAAAGCAGATGGAACCATAACTCTTGATATTTTAAATGATTTATGTTATCAATATAAATATGATTATAGAAACCGCTTGGTTGAGAAAAAATTACCGGGCAAACAATGGGAGTTTATTGTTTATGATAAGTTAGACAGACCGGTGGCAACAGGACCTGCAGCTTCGCCCTTTAAAGATGATGCTACAATAGGCTGGATGATTACGAAATATGATGTTCTTGGACGACCTATTTATACCGGATGGAACCCTCAAACTGTAAGTCCATCTACTAGAAAAACATTGCAGGATGCACAAAATTCAGCAACTACTTTGTTTGAAACTAAAACTTTACTGGATATTGATGAAATTGCTACGGGTTATAATAATAGTATAGAACCAACAAATTTCAAACTCTTAACGGTTAATTATTATGATGATTATTCCTTTCCGGATGCTCAGGCAGAACCTGTAAAAATTATAGGGCAAAAATTACTAACCAATGTAAAAGGAATGCCAACGGGAAGCTGGACCAGAGTAGTAACAACCCTTACTTCTAAAGCAGGAGAAACGGCTACAATTTTTTATGATGAAAAAGGAAGAGCTATAAGTACTTATCTTAAAAATTATCTGGGCGGTAAAAACCATGCAGATAGTGAACTTGATTTTTCAGGGAAAACCCTAAGCAGCATTACGGTACATCAACGTCTGGACGGAGGTGATCAAATTGTTATAGATGAAAAATTCACATATTCGGCTCAGGATCGTTTATTAACGCATACGCATCAAATCAATGGAGGAACCATACAACTCATGGCTTCTAATGAATATGATAATCTGGGACAATTAAAGAACAAAATTGTAGGGAATACTACCGGGAGTCCACTACAGAAAGTTGATTATACTTATAATATTAGAGGCTGGCTTACCGATATTAATGATACAAAGGACTTAAAGCAAGGTACAGAACCTAGAGATTTGTTTGCCTTTAGAATTAATTACAATAAAATTGAAGGAAGTACGAGCTATACAAAAGAACTTTATAACGGAAATATTGCAGAGACTTTTTGGAGTTCAGGTCTTGATGGATCTGGAATTAAGCATGGTTATGGTTATCAATACGATCAATTAAATCGATTAAAAGACGCTTGGTATCAAGAGCCAAAATTGGCGAATAGTGATAATTACTTTGGCGAGAACAACATAGAGTACGATAAGAACGGAAATATTACAAAATTACTGCGTAGGCGTAAATTGAGTACATCTAATCCATATGCTGATCCTATGGATAATCTGGATTATTTCTATAAAGCAAACACGAACTTACTAATGAAAGTTACGGATAAGTCTAATGCACCGGAAGGCTTTAAAGATGACAGTAATGGTTCTAATGACACTGTAGACGACTACGATTATGACTTAAACGGAAATTTGATAAAAGACGACAATAAAGGTATTAATGTGATTGATTACAATCATCTAAATTTACCTAAGAAAATAACATTTGGCACAAAAGGCACCATTGAGTATATTTACAACGCAGCAGGGCAAAAAGTAAAGAAAGTTGTCACAGAAACTGGAAAAACGGCAATAGTCACCGATTATTTAGGAGGATTTCAGTACAAAGACACTAGTCTGGAGTTTTTTCCAACAGCAGAAGGATATGTTAAAAATACAAATGGCAATCTTTCGTATGTGTTCCAGTACAAAGATCATTTAGGAAACGTACGAGTTAGTTATACTAAAAATAGTAGTAATGTTCTTGAAGTTATTGACGAAAACAACTATTATCCTTTTGGATTGACCCATGTTAGTAACAGTATTTTGCCAGGTACTAATAATAAGTATAAGTATAACGGAAAAGAATTGCAAGATGATGATATTGGAGGTTCTAAGCTTAATATGTATGACTATGGAGCACGTAATTATGACCCTGCATTAGGACGCTGGATGAACATTGATCCTCTTGCTGAAAACTCACGAAAATGGACTCCCTATAATTATGCATATAATAATCCTGTCTATTTTGTTGATCCAGATGGAATGCAATCAGAAGGTTATGGTCCAGCTGATGAGAGCACAGAGGAAAATAAAAAATTTGTACAATGGGTTAATAGTGGAGGCGCAAGACGTAACAGTGATCCACCTGTTGGAGTTGATGCAAGAAATGGACAAAGATACATGGATGGAAAAGGTATTTGGATATATGACAAAAAAAGTACTACTTGGCTAGGGCAATATGGAAATAAAGATGGCACAAGATCGAAAGATATAGCTAATACTATCGAGCTTGACAATGTTAATGTTAAGGGGTATAAGAGTAATTATGTTTCTTCTGGAGATTATGGACCAGATAAAGATTTTGGACATGCGGTCGCTTTTGCTGGTGTAATAGTTTTACCTGTATTTGGAGTGACAGGTGGTTTAACAGCTGCAGCTTCATTTTACACTAGCGGAGAGGCATTAGTTGGCATGGGGGTTAATGCAACTTCTCAATATATTGCAAATGGCGGAAAAGTGGGAGATATTAATACACTTGAAGTTTTAAGTTCACCACTACCTGGCATTGCTCCTGTAATTTTAGGAGAAACTTTTAGCTATACTCCTAATAACATGTTTAACGGTGAGGGTATTAAAAGTCCAGATTTTTCTACACAGAAAGGATGGGCTACTTGGGGAGTTCAAGTAGGAGGAGGAATTCTTAGTAATCGTTTTGGGAATGCAACTGATAATTATCTTTTAGGAGAAGGAACTGGAGGGAAATTTATAGGAGAATATTTTAAAGGGATTATTGAAACAGGTTCTAATGCTGCTCCAAGTTTAATAAAATAA